The genome window gcagcatcTGGGGATGGTTCCGGCTCAGCAATTCCAAGGGAATTATGCGGCACGACTCGAGCAACACATGGACCACACCCACCAGCAGCAGCATCTGCCATTCCAAGGGGCATCTGCCACACAACCTCAGCTGCCGCTGACATTTCCGGCGCAGACATTCCAATGGCCGTCTGCGGCACAACCTCCGCCCTACAACAGGCAGCAGAATCACCATCAGCAGCGGAAGCACATGGACTTGGCTTCGGCACAGTCAATCCAGTGGCCATCAATGGCACAGCCTCACCACCAGACCAAGCAGCGGCGGCACCATCCGGGGTTGGTTCCTGCACAACCCTCCCAAGGGCCACTGGTCGTACAGCCTCAGCACCGGCACACCCAGCAGCGACAGACGACTCAGACTCAGCAGCCATTCGAGGGGCCATTTGCGGCACAGACTCAGCAGCCCATCCATCATCATCCACAGTACGAGACAACCCAGAGCGACGATCTCGACTATCTTTGGAGTCGCATCGATCCGTCTTCCTGACTTCATGGAATTTTGGGAACGACGTCTCTCCCTTTTTCTCAGAGGTATGCAACAAACACTACGTCCTCCTCATGTTTTTTCTTGCTTCCCATTGGCTTTAAATGAAATAGCACCTTGAATTCTCTCACAGCTTGATTGTGTTTCTGAGCTTCATGGAGAATTAAAGAACACGAGAGACACGAATAGCGTAGACACAAAAAAAGTTCATCGCTAAAAGAATTGTGGCGCAGTAGACATACCAAATGATTCACTCTGTCAAGAAGATCTTGGATCATGCGACTGAATCCAACATCTAGTTAGACATACCAAATGACATATGTGCCATattctatatatatattgtcTGCAATCCTGAACATAACAAAGACCTCTTCTAATTGATAGGTGTATGATCCGGTAAACTAGCATATTTAAATGTCTAACAAATGAAGTCACAAACACCGGTTGACCCACTCATGGAACACGAAGATTGAGTGAGAGACCAGCTCAATGCATATTTAAATGTCTAAACAAACGAAGTCACAAACACCGGTTGACCTACTCATACAACACGAAGATAGGGAGAGAGACCAGCTCGATTTCAAACGAGTGATTTGCTTTGGTTGACTTGGCCCCAAGCCCAATTGGTACGGCCTGCCCGTATAGGAATGGTCACGTGGCATTGACGTCAACGGTGGACTTGGACTCGGTTTGCCGAAGCCGCGGCGCACGTCTTCCGCGCGACACGTGTGATCATACTGCCGTCGCCCACAGACTACGAGGTGGTAGCAGACGTGAGACTTGCAGCGGATCCACCGGAGCGTTGACTTACTAGTTACGACCTCTTCAAATGACGTGTCACACTGTTCCCTACCTAAACACCACAGGGAAATATATTTATCAGATATAAGAGAAGCCAAATACATTTCTTATTGTGAAATTTTGTATTAAttagaattaaaaattaattgtataaatatttatctttgatTAGTATAGTTTCTGATATATTCGGGACGAGTCGGATTCGGGTGTTCAGGTTCGGGTTCGGGCATTCCTTTGCTTTTCTAATGACTCGAAGTGCATAAAAGAAAAtaggaaaaacaaaagggggaaaaTGTCGGGTAAACCATTTGACCTCAGGGAATGGCTCAGTTCGCGTGCAGCTTCCTTTGAAGCTGCGTGGCGGTGACACTGAGACCAAATATGTCGCGCTCCTCGCGAGCGTCGTCGTCGCTCCTCCATTTCGGTCCAATACTGGAGTTTCCTCGCCTTCTCCACAGGTGACGCCATCGCTGATCGAAGCTCGGGGTTAGGGTCTGATCTCTTATTCCTGCGCTGAGGCATTTCCCTCCATACCATGTTCGACCCTTGCCCGCGCGATGGCTTGGTGGAACCGGAAGAACGCCGTCTCGCCCTCCTCGTCCTCgccctcgtcctcgtcctccccCGCCTCAATCGCATCCTCCCCTGTCGGTCGTAGCTGGTCCAGGGACCTCCACCTCCCCTGGAGCTCTCGCCGCGTCGCCCGCCAGCACGAGCGTCCCAAGCTCTCCGACATCAAGGTCGGTGGGTTGTCGTTCGACACTGGCGCCACCGCCGGCCCCTGCTTCGTGAGCTCGACGCCTGTGTCACCGCGCTCGAGCAATCTCAACTGCAACCCAGGCCGGATATCGTCATCCCTGATTCTGCTACCGCGGCCGCTTCCATTGCCCGAGTTCGTGGCGACGGCACCTGCGTCCCCTCATCGGGAGTGTACGTCGGCTCTGGGGTTAGGGCTTTCATCACCAAAATTGGCGGGTTGCCCTCTGCCCTCACCAAAAGGGGCTTCGAGTAGATCTGAGGGCAATGAAACGACTCATGCGCCTGCTGAGTGTTCCTCCATGGTGGATCCGATCAACGAGAAGGCGTTTTTGGGTGGTGTAGTTGGAAGGTTAGAGTCTTTCTAATTCCCTTTCATATCCTAGTAATGTCATTCTTTTTGTAGCAAAGCGAATAACTAAGAATTCGGTGTTTAACTGATAAGTAGCAGGAATTTATGTTTTTGACTTACTTTCATGAATCAGCTGATTTGAAGAAGTTGATTTAGTATGAATTTTTTCGACCCAGCTAACTTTGTTAATTGGTTTCTCTTGAATGTTTAAATGGGTCGTgggttatctaaataataattGCAGCATTtggtttaattttttaaaaatcttgtgtgatctttATATCGCCAAAGCTTGTGTAAGTTGTTGTTCTTTATGCTTGCTATTCAACAATTTGTGTGGCTTATTGTTCCCtatctaaatattaaaaaataaaactccTAAGTGTATTGTTTATGGTgtcatttttaatattttggtCATAACAATTCAGACTTCAACTATATGCTCTAGCCTTAATTGACAGACTTCGGATTTGCCTCCTTGACTCTGTAGTGTCTGTCTCCCTTCTCCTTTTGGGACCAATTTTGTGCTTTCTATAATTTCTGTGGCAGAATTTCATGGCTCCATGTACATTGGTTTTCCCAAACTATTGTTTTGGATAAAGTAGATGATCCCAAACTATTGTTTAGGATAAAGTATTTGATGATTTATGAAGAAATGTTCAATgaataaatcatatctttaagATAGGCAAAGAAAATATTGAGAGAAAGGCCTGCCAAGCGAGCCTAGCAGAATGACAAGCAAAACCAAGTGGAGTACAGGGTGTTACAAATCCTAATTAACTATGGTAAATAGTTCAGTAGAAACTAGATAGAATGCAGAACTATATTTTCTTTAGTAAGAAGTGGTCTCTTCTTTATATGGTTAAACCTTCGTTATGCGAGATCCCAACCTTGAACATATTTTACAGGAACTCGCTGCTAAAAGTTTATTTTGGTTGCGACACAAGTTTTAGAACACCAGTGTACTTTTGTCTAATCAAAGTTTCCATTTTGATTTgatcaaaaaatagaaaaaagccCTTAAGTCTTTAGATCTCACATCATATGACATCTGTACTTGTGTATTTTATTGGTTAATTTTGGGATGGTCTTTTTTCTTAAGGATGGGTTTCAGAAAAGGATCTTGTCAATCCAGAGGGCTAGATGAGGGGAAGCGGCTGCTGACCTTTCTGTACTTGACATTTAAGCTCCATATTTAGCAGTTATATGTTTTAACAATTTAATCCAAGACCCCTTGTTGCTTAAAAGGTTCCAAACTAACCTACAAAATGATAGAGATAACTCTACACAGGTTTGTGTTTAACCAATTCTCCAGCCTATAGCAACCTATATTTATTATTTGGTTGTAGACCTATTAGCAACCTGTATTTATTATTTGGTTGTAGACCTTGTACTGATATTAGTAAGAGTTAGCTCACAACACAAATTAGTAACTCAACAGCTGAAATCTTAATCATTTAAGGAAATTTATCTGTAAATTTCTTCCAACTTGTAAGTGCCATCATGTGAAGAAGTTAACCTTCCCTATTGTTTTATTACTTCTGATGCTTTTTTCTCTTAAAAGAGTACTATCCCAATTTCTCATTGTTGGGCACTTAAAATATTTGAAGAACCTGTCTGGGCACTGTTCTTATATGGGGGAACCAAATAGTTGCAGAATTTTGACAGTCATGAAGGTAATCAACTACAGCGAAGAGCATCATCATATTCAAGGTTACtgaaaacaagtttgtgtttttctGACCATGTTGGATTTTTCTAACTAACAGTGCACACTATCTGATGTCCTCCATACCAATCTTGATAATTAATCTAATTCCTTTCATTTTCCAATTTGATATGTTTACTTTGGATTTGTTGAGACAAGGTGGTGAATCTTTGGGTGTGTACTCTATCAAGGATTCTGTCAATCAGAATTGCTTGGTTTAGGAATAAATTTATAGTTATTCCTCGTGGCAACAAACATCTTTTCGCCTGGGCCAATACATACCGACCAATATTTACTAGTCCGGTTGTGAACTGGCATGTGGACCCAACCCATTTCGAGTGGTCTGGTCTGCTTTAATCAAATATACATGTATTATATTATATCTTGATTCTTTAGGGCCCTGTGAGACTTCCACATTCTCCTTCTCTTCGTCCTAACCACCGCTTTCACTGGATCACTGACTTCACCCAGTTGCTGTCTTCACCCGATCACCGTCCTTTGCCTCATCGCTCATCTCTTTTCTGGTATTCCTCCTCCTTCATTcttactctttctctttcttccttcttAACCTCTGCTATCTTCACCGATCGCAGTCATCCATTCTATTATAGTACATCAGCGCTTTGTTTAATATTTCATATTTGTATGTTTCATTTGCCatcatattcattatttttagcaGGAACCATGTGCTTTTCAATGCTACACAGCCACCATTTTGGCTCAAGTGCATGTTTAAAGCTTGCGTCTATGATATAAACATGATGACGAAACGAGGTCCCTGAGCTTGTTAGATAACCTACCACAGAAAGCATTAAATCAGATGTAACCCTGTACCAGGATTCTACCAAAAAGCATGAGTAAGTTGCCTACAGATACACCAAGTGCTGTGGCATCTTCTTGTTTTTCATAATTTTCAGTCTCCACTTTCTTTTTTGAGTCTTCTAAATAAAATTTACTGGAGAACTTACTACAGAAATTTGGATAATGCATAACATAGAGTTAAATATGCATTATTTGTGGTGTATGTTTCTTGGGGTTAGTgttcttttatgtgattcttcaTGTTGACTTTGCCAGATCTAGATCTTCCATTTTGTTTCTTGACATTCTTCTGGTGGTCCTTTCTTTCAATTTTCTGTGAGTGTAACAAATTTGCCTTTTTGGGGGCTCTTTTCCCATAAACACCTCATAATTTGATTTATCAACCAAATTATATTTTGCTCTATGAAGATAATCGCTTTGCTTCTGTATAAGCAACAAtgttgttgttcttgttgtgGGTACTTTAAGATTTTTTGCTTATTTTTTGCAGCAGGTTTCCTCAACAGAGTTTGCGCAAAAGTTCAGAGCGCAGCGGCATCTCATTGAATGGATTTACTTTTAGACGTCACAGAAAGAGATTTCAAGATCCAAATTCTGCAGGATATGTTAACTTTATGCTTAATATCCCTGCTAAAAGTGCTCCAGCAAGTGGGTTCTCAAGTCCTGTGCGGAGTCCTATAAGTAGTCCTCGGAGATCAAATAATGTTGACTTTTCCACCATTGTAACTCGAGGGCTTCAAGTAAGGTCAGCTACAGAGATGTCATCCACAGAGAGAGAATCTGTTTTCCCTCTGCAGACTTCATCTGAGGAATTTTTTGGTGGTCCTGATCAAACAGCTAAAAGTCTTGTCTTAAGAACCAGAAATCCTACTACACCTTCTTCCCCATTGCATAGAAAAATGTTCTCAGATAATTCTGCTTCATGCCAAGAAAATGGTGGTAACATTAGTGTTCACCCACTTCCTCTGCCTCCTGTTGCTGCACCTCCTTCGCAATCAGGATTCTCTCATCACTATGGTACAAAATCTGAGGCATTATCTATGAGAAGTCAGTGGAAGAAAGGAAATCTCATTGGAAGTGGAACATTTGGCAATGTTTATGAAGCCACCAACATGTCTGTATATTTTCCTGTTTAATGGATGGGTTTAACATCTCTTTCTTCTGCTTTCACTTGACTTAATTTCTTTTGCAGACACACTGGAGCTTTATGTGCAATGAAAGAAGTTAATATAATTCCTGATGATGCCAAATCAGCTGAATGCGTAAAACAGTTGGAACAGGTTAATTTTTTGTATCAATTTATGCAATTCTCAAGTGATTATTATAATCATTTTTTCACGTCTGTAGGAActgtttccttttttatttagattGATAATTTCTTGGATCATATCTGAGATGGCTAATGTTCAAAGTTCAAAACCTTGAATAATTTtgaccagtgattgcaaaaggcgctcgggcgcttgcctaggcgctcgggcgaggcgaggcgaggcccgagcgcctcgctaatgtcccaggcggcgcgcttcaaacaggcgccgcctgggcgctcgcccgaccccaggcgctgggcacttcgggcgagcgcctgggtaaaccaaggcgatcgaaccagaattttaggtctggttcggtcctagttcggttgttagttggttcaatcgaaccaactaaaccgatataaccccaaccctaaccctaaccctaacccaacactaacccgttgccgctgccgctctcgatcccgatcccgatcccgatcgcgatctcgtcgctcgctgcagctgctcgccgctgtcgctgctcgcgcctcccgcgagccttcccgctgctcgcgcctcccgcgagccctctcgctgctcgcgtctcctgcgagccctcccgcgagccttctcgctgctcgcgcctccctcgagccctctcgctactcacgcctcccgcgagccctcccgttgctcgcgcctcccgcgagccctctcgcctcttgCGAGCcctcctgcgagccttcccgctgctcgcccctccctcgaggcctcccgctgctcgcgccttccgctccctttccctttcccgctgtcgtcgctcgccgccgctgctgctgctgccgctgccgtcgccgcttcctcgtttctccgtcaggctcagtatacagtatactcttaatattaagtttatttgaattttgaaatgattaattttcaatactgttaatagattaataatatattattttgattttaatgttgttaatttttattttgatgtaaaattttaatattttgaattttgaaactttttgttaatgtgacattgtgattttgtatcttagattttcttaatttaatagcatatttttatttaaaattttaaataattatatttattaattatattatattatttttatattttagcgcctcgctttgctcgggcgagcgcctagcgcctcgggcgtttttggaccttggcgccttttggcgcctagcgctttttacatCACTGATTTTGACTGATAAGTACTGTTTCTAAGTGGCCTTGTTGTTTTGCTACTCTTGTAGTGCTTTTCTAAGTGGTGTGTTGTTTAGCTACTGTTatagtgtattattattaattttgttaTAAGTTCTCTTTATTATTTTAGTGATTTCATTTGTCTGAACTTTAAAGTTGGTTGTATGCCTGTTGATCATCCTTTTTCTCCCTCATTTTTGCAGGAAATAAAGTTTCTCAGCGAATTTAGGCATCCAAATGTTGTGCAATATTATGGGAGTGAAACAGTGAGTTTTTGTTGGTTACACTGCTACTTTTGTGCTCCCTTCTTTTGCAAAACATTTttgatgtatctttttttttttttatgtgcagATTGATGACCAGTTTTACATATATCTTGAATATGTTCATCCTGGTTCGATCAATAAATATGTTCACCAGCATTGTGGAGCTATGACAGAATCAGTTGTCCGCAATTTTACCCACCATATTCTCAAAGGGTTAGCCTACTTGCATGGTAAAGATATAATGCATAGGTATGTACCTATTTAGTTGTATTTTCTAAGTTGATTAATTGATTAATTAGAAGTCATCTTTATTCTTGAGGAgtgcataaatttttttttgtttctttgacATATTTaacaagatggagagatcgaTGATGATATTATTCATGAAGTAAAAAAATGATGATTAAATGACGAGGGCTATCATAGTCTTGTATGATTATTGGAtatctttgagattaaaagaaaaattttataagataatcGTGAAACCAAAACTGCTTTATCGATATGAGTGTTGGGTAATTAAGacacaacatatacaaaaagtctGTGTTGCcaagatgagaatattgagatggatgtgtgaAGCTGCGAGGAAAGATAGGAGAAGAAATACTTTTATTGGTCAATAATTAAATATCGcatcgatagaggataagatgagagaaaattgttTAAGATTGTATATGTATGTGCTTAGGAGATCTCCAGATGTGGTGGtcaaaagaggtgaaataattaatgttagttgtacaaggagaggtagaggaagacctaaaaataccttaatagaaattataaataaagatttaagtactctgaacttAACATATAGCTTTTTACATATCTTAGTGGCTGCAAAAAATCCATCTAGTcgtcccaaatagttgggacttatggctttgttgttgttgttatttctCGACATATTTAACATATGGCTATTTCCTTGTTCTTTAATGAGTTGCATAATGTTTGGATTCTAGTTTGTTGTTGGCTTAAAGATCATATTTGTCTTGTTACATTAATTAGCAACCAAGCAAGTATTGTTCAATTTAGACATGGTAATGGAAagtcttggtcatgcactcttttaattatttaaaggAATCATCTTTCGTAGAACTTTTTTAAGCTAGTTATTGCCTATGACTTGTTTGTTGACATTTGGCTTTCTATATGCTTTTCTTTTGTTGCTTGAATAATTGGTATAAGCAAGGTTTGACTTACCAGTCCAAGCCAGTGTGTTGGTCCGCCAGCCGTGCCGCTCCGTATTGGTGTACCAACACATAGCATGTAGGTGCGTATCGATATTTCTACGAGGAAGAAAAAAAGGTTGAAGAGGAAGGTCCGATGGAGgaacagaggaggaaggagaaaggaagaaggaagaaggaagaagaaaaggagttGTAGAAGAAGTGCAGTGATACCTGGGAAGCAGCAGCAGTGTTGAAGGGAAGCAGTAGCATCACAGCAATGAAGAGGCGGTGCCGCTGCACTGCAGCATCGCAGCAGTGAAGCAACGAAGAGGCAGAGCTGCTGCAGCATCGTAGTCGCAAATCAGTAAAGAGGTAGTGTTGCTGCAACATCGCAGCGGTGAAGAGGCAGTGCCGCGGCTTCATGCGCAAGAAGAGCCctaatatgtttttctttttaacaCTGAAATGGACTGGGGCCCaccactttttgattttttattattttaatgccGATCGTCTGAAACGGGGTGGTTCACGTATCAGTCCAcactcggaccggtatgtaccgcaaaAACCGTATCGTTTCAGGCGATACAGCAATCCCTGGGTATAAGATGGTTGAGATATTGGAATTCCTATATCACTTTGCCTTTGGATTAGAAGCTGTAGTTTCATCTGGAGAAGGAAGTAGATTTGACATCATGGAGAAAGTGAACAAGTATTGTGATTGAGGACTAGCTTCAGATTGTGTATAGAAGTTTCTTGTGTAGAATATACATACTAAATGGAAGTGGTAGTCCATAGCTTTTATCTCCAGTCACGTCTTCTACAAGTGACCCTTTTTCCTTATCATCCCATGCCACAATCAAGTTTGCTCGTGAGTACATTTTGTTAATCAGAAAAGGTACTATtcagcaaggattttaatttcgaataatacgacccgtatcgagcgatacgtac of Musa acuminata AAA Group cultivar baxijiao chromosome BXJ1-7, Cavendish_Baxijiao_AAA, whole genome shotgun sequence contains these proteins:
- the LOC135678473 gene encoding mitogen-activated protein kinase kinase kinase 5-like isoform X2, translating into MAWWNRKNAVSPSSSSPSSSSSPASIASSPVGRSWSRDLHLPWSSRRVARQHERPKLSDIKVGGLSFDTGATAGPCFVSSTPVSPRSSNLNCNPGRISSSLILLPRPLPLPEFVATAPASPHRECTSALGLGLSSPKLAGCPLPSPKGASSRSEGNETTHAPAECSSMVDPINEKAFLGGVVGRFPQQSLRKSSERSGISLNGFTFRRHRKRFQDPNSAGYVNFMLNIPAKSAPASGFSSPVRSPISSPRRSNNVDFSTIVTRGLQVRSATEMSSTERESVFPLQTSSEEFFGGPDQTAKSLVLRTRNPTTPSSPLHRKMFSDNSASCQENGGNISVHPLPLPPVAAPPSQSGFSHHYGTKSEALSMRSQWKKGNLIGSGTFGNVYEATNIHTGALCAMKEVNIIPDDAKSAECVKQLEQEIKFLSEFRHPNVVQYYGSETIDDQFYIYLEYVHPGSINKYVHQHCGAMTESVVRNFTHHILKGLAYLHGKDIMHRDIKGANLLVDARGVVKLADFGMAKHLSGVAGTRSLKGSPYWMAPEVMEATMNKDICYDLAVDIWSLGCTIIEMFTGKQPWSGLEGAAAMFKVLHKNPTIPESLSNDAKDFLQCCFRRNPAERPTANMLLEHPFIQLSDHYNGHGSLQAFAGIKIIDNTISTREKNKSRSEPCVRERHSINGESRQSHPGTSETDVSRSAPEIVLSPSQPQPNHIMSSSSSTSANILNSVRLAAANVQPCVLPMPYKKAIVNLS
- the LOC135678473 gene encoding mitogen-activated protein kinase kinase kinase 5-like isoform X1 — translated: MAWWNRKNAVSPSSSSPSSSSSPASIASSPVGRSWSRDLHLPWSSRRVARQHERPKLSDIKVGGLSFDTGATAGPCFVSSTPVSPRSSNLNCNPGRISSSLILLPRPLPLPEFVATAPASPHRECTSALGLGLSSPKLAGCPLPSPKGASSRSEGNETTHAPAECSSMVDPINEKAFLGGVVGSRFPQQSLRKSSERSGISLNGFTFRRHRKRFQDPNSAGYVNFMLNIPAKSAPASGFSSPVRSPISSPRRSNNVDFSTIVTRGLQVRSATEMSSTERESVFPLQTSSEEFFGGPDQTAKSLVLRTRNPTTPSSPLHRKMFSDNSASCQENGGNISVHPLPLPPVAAPPSQSGFSHHYGTKSEALSMRSQWKKGNLIGSGTFGNVYEATNIHTGALCAMKEVNIIPDDAKSAECVKQLEQEIKFLSEFRHPNVVQYYGSETIDDQFYIYLEYVHPGSINKYVHQHCGAMTESVVRNFTHHILKGLAYLHGKDIMHRDIKGANLLVDARGVVKLADFGMAKHLSGVAGTRSLKGSPYWMAPEVMEATMNKDICYDLAVDIWSLGCTIIEMFTGKQPWSGLEGAAAMFKVLHKNPTIPESLSNDAKDFLQCCFRRNPAERPTANMLLEHPFIQLSDHYNGHGSLQAFAGIKIIDNTISTREKNKSRSEPCVRERHSINGESRQSHPGTSETDVSRSAPEIVLSPSQPQPNHIMSSSSSTSANILNSVRLAAANVQPCVLPMPYKKAIVNLS